Proteins encoded within one genomic window of Xylanivirga thermophila:
- the ilvB gene encoding biosynthetic-type acetolactate synthase large subunit — protein MKMTGAQAVVKALELEGIEVVFGYPGGAVLPIYDALKSSSIRNILVRHEQAAAHAASGYARASGRVGVCMATSGPGATNIITGIATAYMDSIPIVVITGQVPTSMIGRDVFQEVDITGATAPFTKHNYLVKHVQDIPRIMKEAFYIASTGRQGPVLIDIPNDIAKQTLKFEYSEEVHLRGYKPNYSGHPLQIKRAAAVIKQSKRPTICVGGGVISSNSAELVLRLAQRINAPVVNTLMGIGAFPASHGLSMGMIGQYGIEAANEAVAGADVLIVLGARMGDRAIGSRKKFVQESHVIHIDIDPAEIGKNIDVDTPIVGDIAVTLRELLKLDISRDGLDWINILKDKQSICRYTNSQTSPLDPVYIIKALSASVRSDTIVVTDVGQHQIWTGRYFKIQKPRTFLTSGGLGTMGYGLPAAIGAKIACPKKPVMLISGDGGFQMSMAELSTVVNQGLPLKMIILDNERLGMVRELQQHYYGGRYFGIDMGGNPDFITIAKAYGIRGIQIEEASQVMEAVDYIINTKEAILARFVIDPDANVIPFNGEGKNETYIGCTG, from the coding sequence ATGAAGATGACAGGGGCACAGGCAGTAGTTAAGGCGTTGGAACTTGAAGGAATAGAGGTTGTTTTTGGGTATCCTGGTGGCGCTGTGCTACCCATCTATGATGCGCTTAAATCATCTAGCATAAGAAATATATTAGTGCGTCATGAGCAGGCAGCAGCCCATGCAGCTAGTGGTTATGCCAGGGCATCTGGCAGAGTAGGAGTATGCATGGCCACATCTGGGCCGGGAGCCACAAATATAATTACCGGTATAGCCACGGCATATATGGATTCTATTCCAATAGTGGTTATAACCGGTCAAGTGCCTACCAGCATGATAGGTAGGGATGTATTCCAGGAAGTGGATATAACAGGTGCGACAGCGCCTTTTACAAAACACAATTATCTAGTAAAGCACGTTCAAGACATACCAAGAATAATGAAAGAAGCATTCTATATTGCCTCAACGGGCAGGCAAGGTCCCGTACTTATTGATATACCAAATGATATTGCAAAACAGACTTTGAAATTTGAATATAGTGAAGAAGTACATCTAAGGGGTTATAAACCCAATTATTCAGGTCATCCTCTGCAGATAAAAAGGGCAGCGGCTGTAATAAAGCAAAGCAAGCGCCCAACCATCTGTGTAGGTGGAGGGGTAATTAGCAGCAATAGTGCGGAACTGGTTTTAAGACTAGCTCAGAGGATAAATGCACCTGTAGTAAATACACTTATGGGAATAGGAGCTTTTCCAGCAAGTCATGGGCTATCTATGGGGATGATTGGCCAATATGGGATAGAGGCTGCAAATGAAGCAGTAGCAGGGGCAGATGTGCTTATTGTCCTTGGTGCCAGAATGGGCGATCGGGCTATTGGGTCAAGGAAGAAATTTGTCCAGGAATCACATGTAATACATATAGATATTGATCCTGCAGAAATTGGTAAAAATATAGATGTGGATACTCCAATAGTGGGCGATATAGCGGTGACACTTAGGGAGCTTTTGAAGCTTGATATATCCCGAGATGGTTTGGATTGGATAAATATATTAAAGGATAAGCAATCCATTTGTAGATATACAAATTCCCAAACTAGCCCGTTGGATCCGGTTTATATAATAAAGGCCTTATCTGCTAGTGTAAGGTCCGATACCATAGTGGTTACCGATGTAGGACAGCATCAGATATGGACGGGAAGATATTTTAAAATACAAAAGCCAAGGACATTTCTAACATCAGGGGGACTGGGGACTATGGGCTATGGATTACCGGCGGCTATAGGGGCAAAGATTGCATGTCCTAAAAAGCCTGTAATGCTCATATCGGGAGATGGTGGATTTCAAATGAGTATGGCAGAACTATCTACAGTAGTAAACCAAGGTCTTCCTTTAAAGATGATAATACTGGATAATGAAAGGCTTGGAATGGTAAGGGAACTCCAACAGCATTATTATGGGGGACGTTATTTTGGCATAGATATGGGAGGAAATCCTGATTTTATAACTATTGCAAAGGCTTATGGTATAAGGGGCATACAGATAGAAGAGGCGTCTCAGGTAATGGAGGCAGTAGATTATATAATAAATACCAAAGAAGCAATTCTTGCAAGATTTGTCATTGATCCCGATGCCAATGTCATACCTTTTAATGGGGAGGGTAAGAATGAAACATATATTGGGTGTACTGGTTGA
- the ilvN gene encoding acetolactate synthase small subunit, with translation MKHILGVLVDNNPGVLYKVAGLFSRRGFNIDSLTVGVTEDPDVSRMTIVVDGDSYIVEQVTKQLNKLVEVIKVSDISNDSVVRELALIKVRANSNVRNEIIQIVNIFRANVVDIAKDSLTIEITGDGEKISALEDMLKDFGIKEVVRTGIIAVERGNKVIKYTNLQEEEE, from the coding sequence ATGAAACATATATTGGGTGTACTGGTTGACAATAATCCAGGGGTGCTTTATAAGGTGGCAGGGCTCTTCAGTCGAAGGGGATTTAATATAGATAGTCTAACAGTGGGAGTCACTGAAGATCCAGATGTATCCCGTATGACTATTGTAGTAGATGGTGACAGCTATATTGTAGAGCAGGTTACAAAACAGCTAAATAAGCTAGTGGAAGTTATAAAGGTATCTGATATAAGTAATGATTCAGTGGTGAGGGAACTGGCACTTATAAAGGTTCGTGCTAATTCCAATGTCCGTAATGAGATTATACAGATAGTAAATATATTTAGGGCAAATGTAGTGGATATAGCAAAGGATTCTTTGACGATAGAGATAACCGGTGATGGTGAAAAAATAAGTGCACTGGAGGATATGCTAAAGGACTTTGGTATAAAGGAAGTGGTCAGAACGGGTATTATAGCCGTTGAACGGGGTAACAAAGTTATAAAATATACAAACTTACAGGAAGAGGAGGAATAA